The following coding sequences are from one Melanotaenia boesemani isolate fMelBoe1 chromosome 19, fMelBoe1.pri, whole genome shotgun sequence window:
- the il1b gene encoding interleukin-1 beta encodes MCDFELADALACSPEKACHCSDMMEEDREKFSGELDLTVSCHRTMKGVVTLVLVVNKINKLLSKCGRELSDDELYSFIMDQVVEETIVERHWNASMEQRKVIFERANSLRECMLTDMSQKNLILDSNCDEKHYKLQAITLKAGYDHLKVNFNMSRYISKPGATAVDSSCVLLSVKGKSIHLSCSWEDEKAVLNLEECHEEDLKKIYQDTDADRFLFIKKTTGFSLTTFESVKYPGWFITTSSDDRNHSVEMCEVESPRNRTFKVYTN; translated from the exons ATGTGTGACTTTGAGCTGGCTGATGCACTGGCATG TTCACCTGAGAAGGCATGTCACTGCTCTGACATGATG gaagaagacagagaaaaatTCAGTGGGGAACTGGACCTGACGGTTTCCTGTCACAGGACTATGAAGGGTGTCGTTACACTGGTGCTGGTGGTGAACAAGATCAACAAGCTGCTATCTAAGTGTGGCAGGGAGCTCAGCGATGACGAGCTCTACAGCTTCATCATGGACCAGGTGGTGGAAG AAACTATTGTTGAGAGGCACTGGAACGCCTCCATGGAACAGAGAAAAGTCATCTTTGAACGTGCCAACAGCTTAAGAGAATGCATGTTAACTGATATGTCCCAGAAAAATTTAATCTTGGACTCAAACTGTGATGAGAAGCACTACAAACTGCAGGCCATCACTCTGAAAGCAGGATACGACCATTTAAAAG TGAATTTTAACATGTCAAGGTACATCTCTAAACCTGGAGCCACAGCCGTGGACAGCAGCTGTGTCCTTTTGTCAGTTAAGGGTAAAAGTATACACCTTTCCTGCTCCTGGGAAGATGAGAAAGCTGTGCTGAATCTGGAG GAATGCCATGAAGAGGATTTAAAGAAGATCTATCAGGACACAGACGCGGATCGCTTCCTTTTCATCAAGAAAACTACAGGATTTTCTCTGACCACCTTTGAGTCTGTGAAGTATCCCGGCTGGTTCATCACCACTTCCTCTGATGATAGAAACCACTCGGTGGAGATGTGTGAGGTGGAATCTCCACGTAATCGCACCTTCAAAGTCTACACTAATTAG